The DNA sequence GGCACGTGTTTCCAATGTTGCTCTGCAGGGAGGGAACTTCTTGACTTTCTGGCGCGGTCGGCAGGTTGGCGGAACAGGCCTGCAATGCCAGTAATGCCAACACCGCGAGCAACGCAATGACTGCACGCATGGTCTTTGGTCCTTTCAGGTTGGAGTGAAAGAAAGCACAAGACATGCGGCACAGTCGGCCAACTGTGGCTCGGCCCTGTCGCCGGCAGGCGTACATGGCCGGGCCGGGAGATTTCACCATCACTGCGTTTGCTTTTGAGAGGGCAGAACGTTATTTTACGGCGCTTCCCTGCTCAGCAAACTCAGAAGGGCCCTGGGGTGAGTTCTCCCCCGTTCAGTCATATAAGACCCCAACTGGCTGTGCGGACTCACTGCGAGTTTCAGGATGTTGCAACTTTGGGAAATGGTGAGGAAAATATGCTGTAGAGATGATTGCATTCAAGCGCAGGGAGGAGTGAAACATCGCTGACGATCCCAAATCGCTTGATCCCCAATGGATTGCCTCGCGCCAGTTGATGGTGAAGTATTATCTGATGAAGAACTGGCATCTTGACGATGCCGATCTGGAGGAGGTGGTCCAAGAGACGATGCTGGCGGCCTTGCAGAGTTGTCAAAACTACAGGGGTCTCAACAACGCCAAGCCCGGCACTTTTCTCCTCGGGATCGCCAACCACGTGGCGCAAACCCACTTTCGCAAAAAGGGTATACAACGGCGCCGCAACGCACCTCTCGAATTGGCCGAGAGTATCGGTGTTATTTTTCGTGACGAGGCAGAAGCCAGCGATCTGGCCCGCCGCTTGCGCGATAAAATCTCCCGTCTCAAGGATAATTACGTCCAGGTTCTGAAGCTGGTGTTCTACAAAGGGCTGAAAGAAGGCGAAGTGGCCGAGATCATGGGTCTGCCTGCTGACAAGGTTTACAGCCTGAAGTCCGATGCGCTCAAACGCCTGCGCAAACTCTGCTTGAAAGATCCGGCCATGCAATCCTTGTTTTACTCGTGAGGGAGAGAAGCCTGCCGAGGTTCCCATGTCATGCACCTATGAAGACCGTCTCGAAATCATTGCCGCCTATGTTCGTCACGAGCTGCCTGAGCCGGCACGCGGTGATTTCGAGGAACACTATCTGGGCTGTGACGAGTGCAGTCGCGACCTGCTGCTCATGGAAAAAACAGCCCTGGTGATGAAACGTCACGGTGATTTGATTTTCGCACCCCGTCACTCCCCCGCCTTGCTCGGGAATTTTCTCCACAAAAAAATGCATGCTTCCCCCGGGCCTTTCGCGCTGCGCTGGCTGCGCGCTCACGGCCCCGCCCTGGCCGGCTATGCCGTGCTTGTGCTTCTTCTGGGGGCCGGCTATTTCTGGTTGGACCGGTATCAGTACAGGGCTGCCAACCAATCCGCCGGCCATTTCGATGAAGCCGGCACAGCGGGTCCTTCGATATTTGCCGGACAAACACCGGCCTTTCTGCGCCAGCCGGAATGGTCCACCAGCAGCCGTGCCGCCGGTGTGCTGGACTCCGCTCTGGCAGCAACTTGGGAAAAAGCCCGGGCCGCTTATACGCAGCAGCAATACCCGCAAGCCCTGTCATTGCTCGCCCAACTCATACAGGTGCTGCCCGATCAGCCACAGTTGCGACTGATCCAGGGCGTCAGCCTGTTGCGAAGTGGACAGCCGCAAGCCGCGCGTGCAGTTTTGCAAGCACTCGTTGCACGCCAGCCGGATGATCCCGCCGCGCAGTGGTTCCTCGCCGAAGCCTGCCTGAAAGACGATCCCAAGCAAGCACAACTTCTCTATGAAAAACTCGCGGCCCGCGGCGATTCGCTCTACAGCCCCGCGGCCCGCGGGAAAATTCTCCGTCAATAGACCGCACGCTTGCATTCATTCCCGCATAATCTGTCACGCCGTGCGCAGCAGCCCTCATGATGAAAATGAACTCTGGGAGTCGTGCCTGCAGACAGCGACCCTGAAGGGCCTGCTACAACCTGAATTTTGCATGCTGGCTTGCGGTTGCCCGGAAGCAATGGTGTATTCACAAAACCCCGTCAGGAGTTTGTAGATATGGGCATCTTGCGTGTCTTTAAACTCCGTCAGGAGTGGCCTGTCAAATTTCCCATGATCTGGCGCGTTTTTTTCAAGGAGGGCCAAGCAGGTCACTCCTAACGGAGTTTTGGGAATGCGAGATGCCGCCTCACTATAAAAACAGTTCACTGCTGCCGGAGTTGACAGCAACGTTGCCCGCAAAATTTTTTTATGTACCACCCCTTGGGTGGTTGGCTGTCGCGATCCAAGCAGCGTCTCTCGCGGAGGCGATCAATCTGGATTTGAAATTCAGGTACAAAAGCTATTCTTTCGGTAAATTGTGGGGCTGTCTGAAGGACACAGAGTTTTTATGCCCCGGGTCTCGCATCAGCCACAGCCGATTCAACGCGTTTTGCCGGCAGGGAATGGCCAAAAAAAACTTGCAAAAGTGTCCGGCGCGACTAGATTTTGGGTCACGTTTTGACTGACTTTCCCCGGTTTTTCACCTTTATCAAACTGGCTATGGAGTTATATGGCGAGAAGCAAGAGCAAACAGCGCCGCAAGCGAATGGAGCGCCGGCAAAAGCTGAAGGCCCGGATTAAACGCCGGAAAAAAGCCCAGCAAGCCGCCGCCGCCGCCGCCGCTTGAGCTGCAGCAGGTTTGTTGCGGCCATCGCAGGCAGCGCGCATGACACGGCGAAGAACGTCACCACTCAAGCGCCTGTTTCGCCTGTCGAAAGAATTTAGTCACGCCCAAAACCGCCCGGGCACTGGGAACCTTTGGAAGCCCGATCAACGAAGGCATGCACCAATCAAAAGTTGCTGCGAATCGAGAACGCCCGGGCGGTGGATTTCTCCAAGTGGCTGAACATTTGCACCTGCTGCTCCGGTCTGTGGTGTCATGCCCCGCCTGCTCGCAATGCCCGCACGGCCATGACAAAATACTGTGCCAGCCCGTTGCCGTTTCTGTGACAGTGCACTTCTCGCGCTGATTCTCTGACCGTCTTTCGCCTGCCCGCAGCCAGAATCATTCTGCCGCCCAAAGCCTTGCCGCCGCCGTCGGCGTGCGCTGCCACCTCGCGATCTTCATAACGGGGAAAGCAATCACGACCGCGAAGATTTTTTGAGCACAGATTCTTATTACTGAACGCAGATAAAAATCACTGTCGCTCAGCATTCCCCTCTTTCCACAAATTTTGCCTGCGATTTGAAAGTCGCATGGCATTTGTGTAGGCAGAGTTGCAATCACTCATGCCCGTTGCCGGTGATTCTCATGTGGAATGTTAAACACGCATCCGCTGCCAAGCGCCGGCCCCTGCTGCGCTGCCACCTCGGTGCGGGATTGGCCGCCTGTGCGATTCTGGTTGCCGGTCTGCGGGCCCAGCCCGGGCAGCGTCCGGATTTCGCCGACGACTCATTGCGCGCGGAGCAGCAATATCTCACTGCTCTGCAGCAGGCGGACTCGCTCACTTTTGTGCGGGAGTTCGAAGCCGAGTGGCGGCTGCTGCTGGCAGACAGCGAACAGCGGGACTATGACAGTCTGCCCACACTGCCGGCACGCAAGGCCTGCATCATTTCGTACTGGAAAGCGAACAACCCCAATCCCTTTCGCCCGCACAATGAGCGCCTGCTCGAGCATTTGCGCCGGCGCGAGTATGTGCGACAGTACTTTCCCGCTGCCGGGCCGCCCTATTGCGATGACCGCGGCAGGTATTATCTCAAGTATGGCAAGCCCCACCGGCGTTTTCAGGATCCCGGCGGGTACCGCCGCATCGCTTTCTTCAATCTCATCACTCACGCCCAGGTGAGGCGGCTGTATCCCTTCAAACAAGTTCCCGACGAGCACTACCTCGTGGTTGCCAACGAAACCTGGAGCTATGAAAACGTGACGCATGATTTCGTGGTGCATTTCAAGCG is a window from the candidate division KSB1 bacterium genome containing:
- a CDS encoding sigma-70 family RNA polymerase sigma factor, with the translated sequence MVKYYLMKNWHLDDADLEEVVQETMLAALQSCQNYRGLNNAKPGTFLLGIANHVAQTHFRKKGIQRRRNAPLELAESIGVIFRDEAEASDLARRLRDKISRLKDNYVQVLKLVFYKGLKEGEVAEIMGLPADKVYSLKSDALKRLRKLCLKDPAMQSLFYS
- a CDS encoding tetratricopeptide repeat protein yields the protein MSCTYEDRLEIIAAYVRHELPEPARGDFEEHYLGCDECSRDLLLMEKTALVMKRHGDLIFAPRHSPALLGNFLHKKMHASPGPFALRWLRAHGPALAGYAVLVLLLGAGYFWLDRYQYRAANQSAGHFDEAGTAGPSIFAGQTPAFLRQPEWSTSSRAAGVLDSALAATWEKARAAYTQQQYPQALSLLAQLIQVLPDQPQLRLIQGVSLLRSGQPQAARAVLQALVARQPDDPAAQWFLAEACLKDDPKQAQLLYEKLAARGDSLYSPAARGKILRQ